In Juglans microcarpa x Juglans regia isolate MS1-56 chromosome 7D, Jm3101_v1.0, whole genome shotgun sequence, the following are encoded in one genomic region:
- the LOC121239724 gene encoding LOW QUALITY PROTEIN: serine carboxypeptidase-like 51 (The sequence of the model RefSeq protein was modified relative to this genomic sequence to represent the inferred CDS: inserted 1 base in 1 codon) codes for MGKWGVIVFPLLLFLCPLFHGGISTVVSRGQEGSEEWGYVEVRPKAHMFWWLYRSPYRVEDPSKPWPIILWLQGGPGASGVGIGNFEEVGPLDADLKPRNSTWLRKADLLFVDNPVGTGYSFVEDEKLYVKTDEEAATDLTTLLEKIFNRNESLQKSPLHIVAESYGGKYAVTLALSALKAIEAGKLKLKLGGVVLGDSWISPEDYVFAWGPLLKDLSRLDNNGLLQSNSLAQKIKQQIEQGQSAGATTSWMELESVIGSNSDHVDFYNFXLDSGSSDAASMTAIELKKGIAVKRYSRYLSSLRSSAGGGGGDLDSLLNGALKRSLRFRTMLTWGGQSDSVFDSLAGDFMKPRISEVDELLAKGVNVTVYNGQLDLICATKGTEAWIEKLKWEGLQKFLSIDRTPLYCGDIERTKGFTKSYKNLHFYWILGAGHFVPNDQPCVALNMVGAITQSPAPST; via the exons ATGGGAAAGTGGGGTGTTATTGTTTTCCCTCTTCTTCTGTTCTTGTGTCCTCTGTTTCATGGAGGAATAAGTACTGTAGTTTCCAGAGGCCAGGAAGGATCAGAGGAATGGGGATATGTTGAAGTCAGACCCA AAGCCCACATGTTCTGGTGGCTTTACAGAAGTCCCTATAGAGTTGAGGATCCCTCCAAACCATGGCCAATCATTCTTTGGTTGCAGGGTGGACCT GGTGCTTCAGGAGTTGGGATTGGCAATTTTGAAGAGGTTGGACCATTAGATGCAGATTTGAAGCCGCGGAATTCAACATGGTTGCGAAAAGCTGATCTTTTGTTTGTG GATAACCCAGTTGGAACCGGATACAGTTTTGTGGAGGATGAAAAGCTGTATGTCAAAACCGATGAAGAGGCAGCAACTGATTTAACCACTTTGTTGGAGAAAATATTCAATAGAAATGAGAGCCTCCAAAAGAGTCCTCTGCACATTGTGGCAGAGTCTTATGGTGGAAAATATGCTGTCACTCTTGCGCTGTCAGCACTAAAAGCCATAGAAGCTGGGAAATTGAAGCTTAAACTGGGAG GAGTGGTATTAGGGGATAGCTGGATCTCCCCAGAAGATTATGTG TTTGCATGGGGTCCTCTTCTGAAAGATCTATCGCGGCTTGACAATAATGGGTTGCTGCAATCAAACAG TCTGGCTCAGAAGATCAAGCAGCAAATTGAGCAAGGCCAATCTGCTGGTGCAACCACTTCATGGATGGAACTTGAGTCAGTGATTGGCTCCAACAGTGATCATGTG GACTTCTACAATT TATTGGATTCGGGATCATCAGACGCTGCGTCAATGACAGCCATAGAATTGAAAAAAGGGATTGCAGTAAAAAGATATTCGAGATATTTGAGTTCCTTAAGGTCTTctgctggtggtggtggcggcGATTTGGATAGTTTGCTGAATGGTGCATTAAAGAGAAGCTTAAGATTCCGGACAATGTTAAC GTGGGGAGGGCAGTCAGATTCTGTTTTCGATAGTCTGGCAGGGGATTTCATGAAACCCAGGATTAGTGAG gtTGATGAGCTCCTTGCTAAAGGAGTGAATGTGACTGTGTACAATGGGCAA CTTGATCTTATTTGTGCCACCAAGGGGACAGAAGCCTGGATTGAGAAGCTCAA GTGGGAAGGGCTACAAAAATTCTTGAGCATAGACAGAACCCCTCTCTATTGTGGGGATATTGAAAGAACAAAGGGTTTCACCAAGTCATACAAAAACCTACACTTCTATTGGATTCTTGGAGCAGGCCACTTT GTACCAAATGATCAGCCCTGCGTTGCATTAAATATGGTGGGTGCCATCACCCAGTCCCCAGCGCCCTCTACGTAG
- the LOC121238195 gene encoding uncharacterized protein LOC121238195 yields the protein MRWSTIQHATNKFCGALAQIEGRSPSGIIEQDKIEKAKELYRSNQSAIFNFLHCWTILRHHPKWKQTVAKGSSVKTKRRSVTPDGHVPDFTFLNEDTISPSIDVNLERPIGKKAEKKRKRQDNTSSNLADLVTEMREEKKRANAEKGKERKELIHLTKERLDLDQRREENELMRMDTSSLPPMQQEYFHNLQLKILEKQRSRKP from the exons ATGAG ATGGTCTACCATTCAACATGCTACAAATAAGTTTTGTGGGGCCTTAGCTCAAATTGAAGGAAGGTCTCCAAGTGGGATTATTGAGCAAGATAAG ATTGAGAAAGCAAAGGAGCTCTATCGAAGTAACCAGTCCGCAATATTCAACTTCCTTCATTGTTGGACTATTCTAAGGCACCATCCAAAATGGAAACAAACTGTGGCTAAGGGTAGCAGTGTGAAAACTAAGAGAAGATCAGTAACCCCAGATGGTCATGTGCCAGATTTTACATTCCTAAATGAAGACACCATATCTCCATCTATAGATGTGAATCTAGAGAGACCCATTGGAAAGAAGGCTGAGAAGAAGCGAAAGAGGCAAGATAATACCTCTTCCAATCTTGCTGATTTGGTGACTGAAatgagagaggagaagaagagagcaAATGCTGAGAAgggaaaagagaggaaagagctTATCCACCTTACAAAAGAGAGGCTTGATTTGGATCAACGGAGAGAAGAGAATGAACTTATGAGGATGGATACCTCAAGTTTACCTCCAATGCAGCAAGAGTATTTCCATAACCTCCAATTGAAAATACTTGAGAAGCAAAGGTCTAGAAAGCCATGA